Proteins from one Hydrogenophaga sp. SL48 genomic window:
- a CDS encoding adenylate/guanylate cyclase domain-containing protein, translated as MAELTIAFVDLTGSVSVFETLGNDRAAKAVTKLTQWIGAVGLEHNGKVVKMLGDGVLLSFTNNRLAVECMSLIQQEHAQRVAQWPNRLKLMMQIGMARGQVVQVDGDCFGDAVNVASRLSDLAGPEQILVNETVIRKLGKGPNVRSRSLGPIRIKGRVEPAEVFRIEWQTEMLSEFLTLPADLHALRKTAESVFGGIELGWLDASQSFNLTDLPLKIGRVPEASFVVNDPRVSRLHASIDIRSGNYLLEDTSSYGTWVRFAGGENTIALRRQECLLHSDGEFAMGAPFTDISAPTVSFRLVDGQMVLGHGLPRS; from the coding sequence ATGGCCGAACTGACGATTGCCTTTGTGGACCTGACCGGGAGCGTGTCTGTATTTGAAACACTGGGCAACGACCGTGCCGCCAAGGCCGTCACCAAACTCACCCAGTGGATCGGTGCCGTGGGTCTTGAGCACAACGGCAAGGTGGTCAAGATGCTGGGCGACGGTGTCTTGCTGTCGTTCACCAACAACCGGCTCGCGGTGGAGTGCATGAGCCTGATCCAGCAAGAGCATGCGCAGCGGGTGGCGCAGTGGCCGAACCGGCTCAAGCTCATGATGCAGATCGGCATGGCCCGCGGGCAAGTCGTGCAGGTGGACGGCGACTGTTTCGGCGATGCGGTGAACGTGGCCTCACGTCTCAGCGACCTGGCGGGTCCGGAGCAGATACTGGTCAACGAAACCGTGATCCGCAAGCTCGGCAAAGGCCCGAACGTTCGCAGCCGCAGCCTGGGGCCCATCCGTATCAAGGGGCGGGTCGAACCGGCGGAGGTGTTCCGCATCGAGTGGCAGACCGAAATGCTGTCGGAGTTTCTGACGCTCCCAGCCGACCTGCACGCCTTGCGCAAGACCGCCGAGTCGGTGTTCGGTGGCATTGAACTGGGCTGGCTGGACGCCAGCCAGTCGTTCAATCTCACCGACCTCCCGTTGAAAATCGGCCGCGTGCCCGAAGCGAGTTTCGTGGTCAACGACCCCCGCGTGTCCCGCCTGCACGCGAGCATTGACATCCGGTCTGGCAACTACCTGCTGGAAGACACCAGCAGCTACGGCACCTGGGTGCGCTTCGCTGGCGGCGAGAACACGATCGCTCTTCGCCGGCAGGAATGCCTGCTGCACAGCGACGGCGAGTTCGCCATGGGCGCCCCTTTCACCGACATCAGCGCCCCCACCGTCAGCTTCCGGCTGGTTGACGGCCAGATGGTGCTGGGCCACGGCCTGCCGCGCTCCTGA